Genomic DNA from Solanum dulcamara chromosome 4, daSolDulc1.2, whole genome shotgun sequence:
gtcaaatcatcaattctatcacaatcaaatctcttccaatcatactatccgatcaatcccaatcgtatctttcaagtgtagtttaaatatgcatttataacaacatacaatcCTAttcaatcattcctctattcatttagcaaatctttccgggactcatcaagactccaaggttttaaatcaataatttaaggtaaacaacatatttaagaaaattaacaaaacttgtttaacaactcatatcaatcaactcataccaacatgtagcacatcactttcttaactcaacaacatcaacataataaaaatttagtTAATAGTTGAAAGAAAGACCCatttggacataaatctatcaataaactccattcttatgaacattcaatctcaaagaagatgtagggcacatgggtggactacACCCATGcattgagtagccttacataccttggtgaagactttgaaggaaccttgatgttaggtcttcaatggaaagcttgaatcctagaaattcttgaaggcaatccttgttggagatggattgaaATAGAAGAGAGTGGagtctagggcttttagagagaggcaaaagactgaaaaatatggTCCAAATTATTCAAGGCtggagtatatataattagggaaaaagtccaatttgcccttcctaaaaaatctggaaaaaataggctaaaactctcttggcgctatagtggcacgccgcgccactgcagtgccaagtcaaaataggcttaaaaaccctgcaacctaatagtggcgcatcgcgccaaggaccaaattactgaggctattttctggcggtatagtggcgcatcgcgcccttgtagcgccaagcctaaattttctaggttctcaaaatgggcttaaaaaccctgcacacctaatagtggtgagtcgcaccaaggaccaaactactgaggcttgtttctggcgctatagtggcgcgtcacgccactgcggcgccaagcccaggttttccGCAGTTATAGTCcaagcctgaaattcctgcaccCCTAGTCTGTCataagatagtcataacttttgactccgaactccaaaaaatgcaatcttggtggcattgaaaagaagactgaaattcctttaatttaataggtcatgggccacccagttcattatattcaaaaagataaggtcgttggaagttgatccttatacaaactcattcggaaacttagccaagacgagttctttggacttggtttggttttagagatcccttatgaccctaaatcacatccaaCACTCTCAaatttcttaggaattgatcctaactcatgcattcACTTTACAATCATctagtacgatcctatacgtacacgaagaacggtccgaatcttagtgaaaaattttgggggtgttacaatagtGTAAAACCATATGATATACTTGATCAAGGTATCAAGATTACTTATGATAATAAGATAATcttcatatcaaaatgacaagccaatatatcatttatatacCTATTGGAATAATGTGCTTTAAAAGAAAACTAAACAATGTATTTTTTAGGATCAAAGTATTGACGATATGGgcatttttgaatcaaaatattgataacaaagatatttttgaaTCAAACAATTAACGGAGAATATTATTGGACCAAATTATTACTGGAGAGCATTTAATTTGATTCAATTTCATCCCATAAAAAATTAAGCTAATATGTAGTCCAAgttaattaatgaaaaatattattaaaaagacATTTCTTCACTTTATATGTTgtatattttcataataaagaaaaatataattttattagatactgcgaaaaaacaaaagaacaaataaggcaaaaagagagaataaaataattaatacttaTTAAGAATTGAGTGTTTTAGTCCAGTTTCAGTCTAATTCATTTCATCCTAACTATTCTTTGGACGAGTcaataattcatttatttattaatttgatctATTTAAATCCACTTATTCAGCATAATCCGCTTATTTGATACCTTGAAGCATAAATTTTAGATAATACTGAGTACACCTTCCGTCCAATATTATTTGTTCACTTTATTCTTTATAAGACTtttaagaaatcataagaagtactatttttttactaatttatccttttaactttttttctaCGCTCTAATATGCCTTATCTATCAATATCAGAATTAATCATGAGGAATTTTTTTAAACCTTTtacaatattaatatttttttaaaaaaattcactttCAGGATAAATCAATAAGattcaattaattttattttaagtttataaatTGAGGAGTAACTTAGAACACTTTTTTAGCATTATGAGACGGAGAAGATATAATTTTACAATAATTTTTGGTGCTGAGCAAAAGGTACTGGGAGTTAATATGAGCCGTTGATGTAGTGCTATACCATCATCAAACTCCGTGAAGCAAAGTTGCACCATTTCATCTGTGtccaatatttatatttaacaAATTTACTTTGGGGTCGTTTGATCGATggttagaaaatatttatttatatatttcattcgtttaaaaaataatgacttATTTTGATTTGGCATGGAgtgtaagaaaataaaaaacactttttaatcttattattttaaattaaagttatgtcaaatgtatcggattgtcaaaaaaggaaagaaatcattctttttaaaacaaactaaaaagaaatatatgtCATTCTTTTTTACATGAAGAGAGtattgtatttttatattatatttttaatagttttttttatttataaatttgtaAATGATCAACAAAATTTAAACTTGTGGATAACTAATACGTATAAGTTATGAGATAGTTTATACATTATTTTAGGCGGAATACATGGTTTCATCTCAAACTTGTCGGTGGAAGATATCATTGGATTCTGGCCAACACATAATATTtaagtttgatatatatatatatatatatatatatatatatatatatatatatatatatgatataatttgagtTGACAGAaagtttaagagaaaaaaatagaaagatttttgaaattttttatttaaaataagtgatAGATGTTTGTGTGgatataaatcatttcattaagaataaaatgaacattttacagtgaaattgttactaaatataaactgtatcattttttttagtACGAACTAAAAAAAATGTGAGCCATATAAAcagagattttttattttttttaatatagtcaATTTGCCTTATCTCATTCTTTATTTACAACTTTGCTTATTCTTTAAACAAATAATGCttcagaaaatattattttattattgaaaaaagaaaagagatgtACTAATGTGTTGCTATAAAATTGAACATTGGTGGAGAGAAGGAAATTCACCATTCGTCTATTTTCCAATCAAAGTAGCATCACACAATATGGCTGGAACACGTCCTTTGGTTAACTTTGCATTTTACTTTGCTGTTGTCCTAGCAGCAACTACTGGTTCATCACCTTACCTTCCATATTCTTACATAATATATTAGTGActaatgtgtatatatatattattaatattggtTATATTCATGATATGCAGTTACTATGTCGCTGCAAGGAATGGCTGCGCGCGACATGTCTCTTGATATCGTAGCGATTGAACAGAAATTAATTCCGGTTGGTGATATAGTAACTTGCTTGAAAAGATGCTACGTGCAGAGTGATTGCAGCGATGGTTGGCTTTGTTCAGATTGCGCGAATGATGCATTTGATCAAGGTGGAAAGCACTGCGACAAGTTTACTGCTTCTGGACAAGGATATTTCGCGATGCTCAGTCAAGCTCAATTTGCAGTTTAGTTCGCTGCTGCAAatgaagaaataattatttttcgtTTCTCTATGTTGTGTTTGTTAACTTCACTTGATCATGTGTTCGTCTAGTTTTATCATTATGGGTCCTCTCTCGTTCCTCTTTGTGTACTAAATAATAAGCCAATATTATGCTTGCTTTACAATAAATTAATGTGGCCTGTCATTGCCGTTGTTTGTGATCAATTATGCAGTAAAGTTTCCTTTCGTTCCTAGTTCACAGCTATATTTGTTACTTAAgtcaaattatttcaaaatcaaaactaAATAGTTATTGGAGATAATTGGTATACAAAAATTGTTTCAACAGAGTAACTTTTAAgagtaaaatatgaaatatgacCCCCGTTTATTTGGTGGAGTATTAATTAACTAAATTCTCATTGGCCATTGTATGAATTTAACACGAGTAAGGGACAAGGTCCTTGACTAAGAACATTAAGTAAATGACAAGTAAAACACAACTCGTTCACAGTCCTCCAGGATCTTCTTAGTAAATATCTGTTTCCTCGTCCCTAGAACGTCAATCTCAGTAAAATGATTGGTGCTTAAAGCCAAGTAAATTAAACAGGTTAACTGCATGACATTATCAACATGATGTCATTTCACATTCATCCCTTATGTTTTCCCTACATGCGTTGAGCAAGTAATACTATAAAGCAGTTAACATGCGCACAACACACCACTTGAAAAATGATTAACCATCATctatatcaaatcaaaccaagTGAATAACCATTTTCTGTATCAAATCAAACCTTGGAAGCTCTATTGAACCCGAGCCTTCCCCTTGTTATGACTCCGACTTGTTCTGggctaaaaaaattataaaaatagcaTAATCAATAAACAATGGCCTAAGTAAATTCATATTATAACTTAATCCTAACCCTAagccaatttcatgatcatccCACCCAAATCAGGGTTTTTCTCATTATTGATTCAAGTAAAAAATCCTCCCTAAGAGTACCACCCTAGATTCTAAGTCTTAAGAATCGAGTGACAAGTTAGGGAGCAGTTAACTTACCTTAATCGAAGAAAACGATGAAAAACGGGTGGTTTTCGCCCTAAGTTGCCCTTTGTTTTTCCCAAAAAATGAAGTTGCAGAATAATGAACAGTTTTGACATTTTTCTGCATAAATTCGTGACTTACCCCGCTGTAGCGGCTCCCAACCACTATCGTAGCCCCGCCATACCGGGATTCTACTTGCTATAGTGGCTTGCGTAGAGACAGAAACTCAGAGATCTTCCCAAAAGTCTCCATTTTGCAACACACCCTCGAACCTTGACGTTTTAAAATAACTCCTTCACACCAAGTTCGATATCGAGAGTTCTACTTACCtgatttcaatttcaaaaagtCTTACGAACTCCGTAATGTCTTAGCTAATAGAAAATCTAATTCACACTAAGACATTAACACTAATTCTTTCCCGAATTGCACTAGACCTCACCTTACTCAGATTCCGTTTGAGACTAGCCTAGCCTGAAATTTTTAAGTTAATGCACAAGAAGTTTTCTAGTCCAAATCTTCTCACCATTGGCCTCCCCATAACGACTAGAGGGGTCGTTACAACTCACTCTGTCCAATATCACTTGTTCATGTTTTCCTTCACATGCCCTTTTAACAATTTATAAATAAGAAGTGTTTTTTAAACTAATTTATTGTTTACCTTTTTTAATACACTCTATTTATGGTCTTATTCATTAGCAAAATTAATAATGGAGgaatttttttgaaacattacaatatttatacttttaaaaagaattagTTATAAGAGTAAATAGAAAATGTAATTAAATTTGTCAGTTTATAAATTAACACATTTTGATTTGCAGTGCACCATTTTCCATTTGTGTCATGTGCTAGCACACCCCCGTGTCAACTTGCACCATACAAGGGGCGGAGTTGACCAAATCATTTGAGCAGATCcggtattatattatgtattatttttttatgatttatattatatgtcATATTATTCTATTGCACAATGATTAAAAAAACTCCTTAAATTATATGTAATTGAATAAAAACGTCCTATGTTAATAGTTTGATTCAAAATACCGATCTAAAATTTCCTTTTTCTAAAAGCATATTGTTATTCTTCGTTTTACATATATACTTTtataataaatacataataactcatcattactttttatatatataaaatcatagtAATTCATCATCAATTTTTATTTGGGTAACGATGGAATtcatttttctaataaaatagaaaatatttttttttctcaatatttttcgaatgaaagatatgattattgatttcaaagttaAGATATACTAATAATCATAATGCCACAAAACACAAAAATTTATTACATTGCTATTTGTTTCAAatcacaaaatatttttaaaatatcattgatTGAGTTACGCTGCTGTTGATCCCTTTTCTGGTATCaactttaaaatcaaaaaatatattagcaaatttttatcatatttgcGCTCAAAAAAGATTAAGGAATAAGAATATCTCTGTTTTATTagaatttcttaaattattatctaaataaaaattaatgacgAGGTTATTATTATGTAACGatccattaggtcattttgagaactagagcttttaatttcataaaagactcattccgtaaatttttaatgggtatttagACTAGTCGATAACtacagttatttagttgagaggtaagtttagataattaatttaattagtggactaaattgataatttagttaatatgttataccacttatccatatttattaaaataaatagtgGAATTTAACtattatctatttattgtttcataattaattaccctaatttgtaaaagaaaagaaacgaaGGAAGAGACAGAAACGTGAAAAACAGAAGAGATAGCGAGCGACAACATTCAGGTAATGGCTAAACTCCATTCCTTTCTACATGTTAATTGCTAAGTTAGgtaatgcatatatattattaattaatggtTAATCACTAGGAGTACTACTATTGAGTGAAAACGAAATTGAGCATCAAGAAAAGAGGTTCTGCAATTTGGTTGCATAGTACGTGGCCACtgtttctgtcacgacccaagcctagggtctagacgtgacacggcgaatgagacacccgaaggtacctcacccaagcctactagcattcattaagcatatcattggtaatggtaaacaataataagcggaaataaaaacatttttccatttatgtccaaacatacctctactattggacttggcgggggctaagaaatgtccctagctcaccctcaatataaatgTCACGAAATgctttaataaaagtcttactattctacataacaaaagcttagaataaaagggatgttgttcccgaaacatgggaactcaccacaagcaatcttcaaactaatacgagttagccatgtggaggagattGAAGAGCGATGTCGGTTCCTActtggtgatatcatgtaggcaaaagtatgcgttagtacctTAAATCATGTGGAGGAGATTGAagagcgatgtcgttgccacatccatccaataccttgccagggtaaaggacatcaccatcttggatccattcatcaaagtcctctttttgggacttaagaggcatagcctccatc
This window encodes:
- the LOC129884956 gene encoding uncharacterized protein LOC129884956; protein product: MAGTRPLVNFAFYFAVVLAATTVTMSLQGMAARDMSLDIVAIEQKLIPVGDIVTCLKRCYVQSDCSDGWLCSDCANDAFDQGGKHCDKFTASGQGYFAMLSQAQFAV